In Lolium rigidum isolate FL_2022 chromosome 7, APGP_CSIRO_Lrig_0.1, whole genome shotgun sequence, the DNA window CAGGTGGCCCGGTCGTCTCGCCGGTCTCTTGATCCGGTGAGATTCGTGTGTGGTGGTTGGCGTTCGGCACTCTTGCGAATGGCGGTCGTGTCGGCTGCTGTAGGTTTGTTTGATGTCTTGTAGTTGGGTGTGTGGACGATGAAAGGCGGCGACGTTCCTCTTCTCCGACTGCGTTGGATGAAGTTGACGGCGTTGGGATCTGGTGACCACGGGGAATATCCCCAGCCAACGTGCCACAAAGTTTCGGTTTCGTCGCTTGCGACGGTCCGCTTCATCGGCTCGGAAAGCATCTTTGTATGCGAAGGTGCTCTCTCAGATTTGGGTATGGCGGATGTTTGCCTCTTTTTTCGACGCTTCCTTGGCGGCGGTGGAGAACGATGGTGGACTATAGTTCGGCGAGGCACAAATTTCTCCAAGGGTGAAATTTTAGTTTTACTTCTTGTGGGTTTGGTTGTGCAAGTTTGCTTGACAAGCATGTTTGTCTCGGACCATATATGTAATCTCCAGATTGTCTTATGAAATATATGgctacttcaaaaaaaaattgccggAAGAGTTTGGAGGAAAATATGAATAGTTGCCATGCGCACATATGTGCATACCAACTAATTTTTCTACACTTTTTCTATGTAAAGGCACGATGCATGCACACTCTCGCACAAGATTTGGCAAGCTGTAGGTTGCTCGCATGTTCTTAACTATGATCAAAGGACTCGTTATTAGGAATAACTAAAGAGTAAGGGCCTGGTAGGAACTGGAAAAAAAGGACAACTTATCTGTGATTAAAGCGATTTTCAGGGATCGAACTGCTAATTCCACACTTTCCTTTCGGCGTTCGCACAAAGCGAATCGAAGGATCTCTCCTAGTCATCGATCTGACAATCTTCCCCTCATTTCGCCCAAACAACGTAGTTTGCCCTAGAAACCCGCTCCTGCAGTcctgccatggcggcggcggcggcggcggcggtggaaagCCTCCCCCAAGAACTCCTCACCAGTATCTTTCTCTTACTCTCATGCATCGCCGACCGCGTCAGGTTCTCCGCCGTCTGCAAACACTGGCGCCGCGTCGCTCTCCAGAAGCCGCCCCCGCTTCCCTGGCTCCTCATGCCCACTACCGGCCTGATCTCCTGCTACCGGATGTTCGGCGGTTTCACAGGTCAGCAGCCATCCTTCGCCATCGACGCCCGGGGAGGGCGCTTCTTGGGCTCCTTCCCGGGCGGCTGGTTCATCGTCGCGCTCCAGCGTTGGCGCGGACACGCCCTGCTCAACCTCCTCTCGGGGGAGAGCGTGCCGCTCCCGGACATAGCGCATTTTTGTGGCGAAATGGATATCCCCGTACAgatccgcgccgccaccatgtccgCAGCTCCTTCtgccggcggcggctctggcgcaTGCGTCGTCGCCGCCATAACGTCCGTGCATGGTATTACCGGTATAGCCTGTTGGGGCTggcctcggcgacacacgccgaaccAGCCCTCCGGCGACAAACGCCggtgccctctctctctctctctcgcactcACGGACTTGAGGTAGAAGAAGACACAAGGTTTTCCGGCCGGCGACGAACGCCGCCATGGGCGCAGCAACGCCCTAGTCTTTTTCTTTATTCACTTTGCACAAACTGAGACAGATTACAAGCTGGCTTTATAGCCTGGGCAACGCAGCACCCACGCAACAGATGCGCTCACCACGCGCATGCCCTGGTGCACGATCGCGCTCACCACGCGCACGCTCCGGACGACCCAGTCCTTCCAACGTGAGCCGTTGCTCATCCGCAAGACTTGGCCATCTTCCGCTGCGGCCGCTCCGTCCATCTCCGACGCCACACGATCGCTACCAGCACGTAACCAGCTCCTACACCTAAACGCACACGAGCACAGACTCGTGCACTCACAGACACACGCACTAACGCGCACAGACGCGCCACACCCTCTATGGACTCGACCTGGTGCGCTGACACCGGTTCACCACCACGGCTGACATGGATTATTGCTAGCATACTCCCCTAAGCCATGACTACGCCGTGCATCTTGACGTATTGGACACCGGCTCCTCGTCGGCTGTCGCGGGGAacggtccttcttcttcttctccagcgACGCACGCCATCTTCTTCCTCGGCTACACACGCCGAGCTTCTTCGACGACACACGCCGACTCTGGCACCTAGCTCCTCAGCGACACACGCCGAGCTCCTCCATGATGCCACGCCCTGCACGCCCCGGCTCGCGCACACGATCACGCACTGACGTGATCGACGCGGCCGTCCTGCGCTCCGCTGGACGTGTTCTCCTCCGGTGATCCGCATGCCCTCGGCTCACGCACATGCCGCGTCCTAACGCAAGCAACGTGGCCGCTCGAGCTGCCTCACCCGCCGCACGAACGGCTTCTCCTCCACGCCGCCGAGCCACGCCATGCCACCGCAGCCTCTGCGCCACCACGCAggtccgccgcggccgccgcgctcCCTGCCTCAGGCCatgaaggctctgataccaaatgttggggctggcctcggcgacacacgccgaaccAGCCCTCCGGCGACAAACGCCggtgccctctctctctctctctcgcactcACGGACTTGAGGTAGAAGAAGACACAAGGTTTTCCGGCCGGCGACGAACGCCGCCATGGGCGCAGCAACGCCCTAGTCTTTTTCTTTATTCACTTTGCACAAACTGAGACAGATTACAAGCTGGCTTTATAGCCTGGGCAACGCAGCACCCACGCAACAGATGCGCTCACCACGCGCATGCCCTGGTGCACGATCGCGCTCACCACGCGCACGCTCCGGACGACCCAGTCCTTCCAACGTGAGCCGTTGCTCATCCGCAAGACTTGGCCATCTTCCGCTGCGGCCGCTCCGTCCATCTCCGACGCCACACGATCGCTACCAGCACGTAACCAGCTCCTACACCTAAACGCACACGAGCACAGACTCGTGCACTCACAGACACACGCACTAACGCGCACAGACGCGCCACACCCTCTATGGACTCGACCTGGTGCGCTGACACCGGTTCACCACCACGGCTGACATGGATTATTGCTAGCATAGCCTTCTGGCGTCCGGGGATGGACCGCTGGTCGCCGCCGGCTAAAGGGTATGGTGTGTTCGACGCTGAAGACCTGACGTACTACGACGGGTGGTTCTGCGTTCTCACCAGCAGGGAGAGGCTAGTCTGGTACAGACTGGAAACGGACGCAGACGGCGTGCTCCCGCTCAAGGTCCAGACTCAGCACGAGTTCCGTGATTACAACATGGCCCCGTCGCCGTCGGTACTCGGGGAGCTTGTCGCCCTCTACCTCTTGCCGTCCGCCTCCGGCGCGGATCTGCTAATGGTGAGGAGGACGAGGTTCCGCTACCCAGACAAGACGGTGTTCGAGGTCTTCAGGCTACAAGACCAGGAAGAAGGACCAGCTTCCTGGTGCCCTTACCGCATGAACGGACAGGTGATCTTCGTCAGGCAAGGCGGGTCCAAGGCCTTCGACACAGGACTCGACCACTCCGGCTACATCTACTTCCTCGACGACATCAACCATGGCGGTCCGACGAGCTTTTTCCTGCCGTTGACCAAGTACCGCTGCGTCGACTCCGGCTCTTACTGTTGCTCCACCGACGCAGTCAAGGGTGGAATCAAGCGCTGCTTGCCGCAGGAGCCCTCGTCGTCGGACTGCTCGCAGTGGATTTGGCACTTCCATTGAGCTAGCCAGGTTCGGTTTCTTGGTTTATTAGCTTAATTCGATTCCTAGTGCTGATTCCAGTCATATCATCCATCCAGTTTAATTAGAGTCAATAATTTCCATGACGCATCGAACTCATGCGGTGCCCTTGGTCCAGCGGTGTCTGTGTCtctgttgttgtttttgttgtaagCTTATGGAGAACTGAAAGTATCATATTGCGTGTTTGTTGTTTTGAACTTTAGTTTGAAGAATGTTTCCGAACCGATTTTATCTACGAAATTGTGAACTCTTTAGACTACCACCTACGGTACCACGTGGTACCTGCCTACAGGCTGGTTCATCGGTTCTCATGTTTTTACCCCCATTCCTATATTTTCATTGTGTGTTACATATACATATTATTCGGTAAATTCTACCTCAGATTCATTTAGAGAGCTGAAATGGTAGCTTCAGTACTGCACAGTTGCTGATTGCATCTGCCAACAGATAGGTGTTTTCCATGGCTGCCCATCGGAACCTGCTTGGTAGATGATCTCCAGGTGAATATATGATGTGATATATGGTATACAGTACTGATTCTATGCTAACGAAGGCAGTCTTTGCGCGTGATCCTTCTTCACTTTGGGGCCATCACAAATCACGAGGTTTGCTCAGTAACTAAGTCAGTATGTCCTAGGAGTTTATTTCTCGTTTATGCCACTGAAAAAAAAGATGTACTGCCCCTCTGGTCTCTGGCTATTCTCTCAAGGCTAGTGAGTCGAGACCCGAGAGCCAGCAAGTTTTTTGAAACGGAGCCTCAttctattaattaaggagaagtttTAAAGAAGTTTTACAAGGTAACAAAACGAGACTTTACAATccgcctactctcgcggcatcaaaaGACTCACATGGTTTGCCCCGTGGCGACCAAAAGATTTAGCTCATTTTTTATTTTTCGGAAGACCACCATTGGCGGTGCATGGTTGTGCCTAAAAATTATAGCATTTCGCTCGTTCCATACTTCCCAACAGGTGAGAAGAACAACAGACCCAAGAGCTTTCCGGTTTGGCGTAGAGGCACCGGTCATGAGGCTCCACCACTCATGAAGAGACATAGCATGCCATGTGTGGAGGTCAAGAGAATAAAAACCGAGCCACTCTTTAACTAGGCCCCAAAGCCTTTGCATGAAGCGGCAATGAAAGAGGATGTGATCGATGGATTCCTCACTCCTCATGCAAAGAGGGCAATTGCCGCAATTAGGCTAACCTCTTTTTTGCAAACGATCCGCC includes these proteins:
- the LOC124672172 gene encoding uncharacterized protein LOC124672172; translated protein: MAAAAAAAVESLPQELLTSIFLLLSCIADRVRFSAVCKHWRRVALQKPPPLPWLLMPTTGLISCYRMFGGFTGQQPSFAIDARGGRFLGSFPGGWFIVALQRWRGHALLNLLSGESVPLPDIAHFCGEMDIPVQIRAATMSAAPSAGGGSGACVVAAITSVHGITGIACWGWPRRHTPNQPSGDKRRCPLSLSLALTDLR